A stretch of Gymnodinialimonas phycosphaerae DNA encodes these proteins:
- the hflX gene encoding GTPase HflX, which translates to MRALVLHPDIKSDRTRRAPEFALDEAVALAAALPDLEVVDAQSVRLPRAQPGLLFGKGKINELHDLVEALDIGLVLIDGPVTPVQQRNLEKEWGCKVLDRTGLILEIFADRAATREGVLQVELAALSYQRTRLVRAWTHLERQRGGLGFVGGPGETQIEADRRAIDEAVTRIKRQLAKVVKTRALHRSARAKVPYPIVALVGYTNAGKSTLFNRLTGADVMAKDMLFATLDPTMRSVTLPDGTDVILSDTVGFISDLPTQLVAAFRATLEEVLDADLIVHVRDISHPQTAEQAEDVHKILADLGVGEQSAQLEVWNKLDLLDPDAQAARQVEADRNEAIFAISALTGEGIDEMLTAISQSLSPPRTETVLELPHHEGRKRAWLFEQGLVEAEETGQDVTRLTVRWTARQQKAFRAL; encoded by the coding sequence ATGCGGGCGCTTGTCCTGCATCCAGACATCAAGTCCGACCGCACCCGCCGCGCGCCCGAGTTCGCGCTGGATGAAGCCGTTGCCCTGGCTGCGGCACTTCCTGACCTAGAGGTCGTGGATGCCCAAAGCGTGCGCCTGCCGCGCGCACAACCGGGCCTGCTGTTCGGCAAGGGCAAGATCAATGAGCTCCATGATCTGGTGGAGGCGCTGGACATCGGCCTTGTGCTGATCGACGGCCCCGTGACGCCCGTGCAGCAGCGCAACCTGGAAAAGGAATGGGGCTGCAAGGTGCTGGATCGCACCGGGTTGATCCTTGAGATCTTTGCCGACCGCGCGGCGACACGCGAAGGTGTGTTGCAGGTGGAACTGGCGGCGCTGTCGTATCAGCGCACGCGGCTGGTCCGGGCCTGGACGCACCTGGAACGTCAGCGCGGCGGGCTTGGCTTTGTGGGCGGCCCGGGCGAGACCCAGATCGAGGCAGACAGGCGGGCCATTGACGAGGCCGTCACACGGATCAAGCGGCAACTGGCCAAGGTGGTGAAAACCCGCGCGCTGCATCGGTCCGCGCGGGCCAAGGTGCCCTATCCGATCGTGGCGCTGGTGGGCTACACCAACGCCGGAAAATCCACGCTTTTCAATCGCTTGACCGGTGCGGATGTGATGGCCAAGGACATGCTTTTCGCCACACTTGATCCCACTATGCGCTCGGTCACGCTGCCTGACGGCACCGATGTGATCCTGTCCGACACGGTGGGTTTCATCAGCGATCTGCCGACACAGTTGGTGGCGGCGTTCCGCGCCACGCTGGAAGAGGTGCTGGATGCCGATCTGATCGTGCATGTGCGCGATATCAGCCATCCTCAGACGGCCGAGCAGGCCGAGGATGTGCATAAGATCCTGGCCGATCTGGGCGTCGGAGAGCAATCGGCGCAGCTGGAGGTCTGGAACAAGCTGGACCTTCTGGATCCCGATGCCCAGGCCGCGCGGCAAGTGGAGGCGGATCGCAACGAGGCGATCTTCGCAATCTCGGCCCTGACCGGCGAGGGCATCGACGAGATGCTGACCGCCATTTCTCAATCCCTGTCACCGCCGCGCACCGAGACGGTGCTGGAGTTGCCCCACCACGAGGGCCGCAAACGGGCGTGGCTGTTCGAGCAGGGGCTGGTGGAGGCGGAAGAGACGGGCCAGGACGTCACCCGCCTGACTGTGCGCTGGACCGCGCGCCAACAAAAGGCGTTTCGCGCGCTTTAG
- a CDS encoding sensor domain-containing phosphodiesterase, which yields MSKQEPIMAVMDCPVATHDVVVDAIRTMRAHLGMEIGYLSEFVGDDLVFRAVDAPGLEHLAEPGDTRSRSETYCNHIVSGDLPQMMADTLDYPIAAALPITRSLPIRAHISVPIERIDGSIYGMFCCVSPHPNTTLNDRDLATMRSFARLVQAEVQRALEQDALRKTALETIHAVVEQQSFKIVYQPILSLATGALTGVEALCRFGAEPYRPPNIRFEEAGRVGLSEMLEICVMEPALLALEQLPAGVYLSLNASPQTVCTGLLAKVFAERSTKHLVLEVTEHVRTADWSKLEHEIQILRDMGVKVAIDDAGSGYSGLQQMVRLHPDIIKLDRSLVSGIDSDAGLRALCSAMVYFASETGAALVAEGIERDEEAQVLRDLGVERGQGYLLGRPVPIEDIVATFCTDHAP from the coding sequence ATGTCCAAGCAAGAGCCTATCATGGCCGTTATGGATTGCCCGGTCGCGACGCACGATGTCGTCGTCGATGCCATACGGACGATGCGGGCGCATCTTGGCATGGAAATCGGCTACTTGTCCGAGTTTGTGGGCGATGATCTGGTGTTTCGCGCCGTTGACGCGCCGGGGTTGGAACACCTGGCAGAACCCGGTGACACCCGGTCCCGGTCCGAGACCTATTGCAATCACATCGTGTCCGGGGACTTGCCGCAAATGATGGCGGATACGCTGGACTATCCGATTGCCGCCGCCCTTCCGATCACGCGCAGCTTGCCGATCCGCGCCCATATCAGCGTCCCGATCGAACGTATCGATGGGTCGATCTACGGGATGTTCTGTTGCGTGTCGCCGCATCCCAACACCACCCTCAACGACCGTGACCTGGCGACCATGCGCAGTTTCGCGCGGCTGGTGCAGGCCGAAGTGCAGCGCGCGCTGGAGCAGGATGCACTTCGAAAGACGGCGCTGGAGACCATCCATGCGGTGGTGGAACAGCAATCCTTCAAGATCGTCTACCAGCCGATTCTTTCGCTCGCGACCGGCGCATTGACCGGGGTGGAGGCCTTGTGCCGCTTCGGGGCCGAGCCCTATCGCCCGCCCAACATCCGGTTTGAAGAAGCCGGGCGCGTGGGTCTTTCGGAGATGCTGGAGATCTGCGTGATGGAGCCCGCGCTTCTGGCGCTGGAACAGCTGCCGGCCGGGGTCTACCTGTCGCTTAACGCCAGCCCGCAGACCGTTTGCACGGGGCTTCTGGCGAAGGTGTTTGCGGAGCGGTCCACAAAACACCTTGTGCTGGAGGTGACAGAACACGTCAGGACCGCCGATTGGTCGAAGTTGGAACACGAAATCCAGATCCTGCGCGACATGGGGGTTAAGGTCGCCATAGATGACGCGGGCTCTGGCTATTCGGGCTTGCAGCAGATGGTGCGATTGCACCCGGACATCATCAAGCTGGACCGCTCTCTGGTGTCTGGAATCGATAGTGATGCCGGCCTGCGTGCACTGTGCTCGGCCATGGTCTATTTCGCGTCCGAGACAGGGGCCGCCCTTGTGGCCGAAGGGATCGAACGCGATGAGGAAGCGCAGGTGTTGCGCGATCTGGGGGTTGAGCGGGGGCAGGGGTACCTGCTGGGGCGTCCTGTCCCGATCGAGGATATCGTTGCAACCTTCTGCACGGATCACGCGCCGTAG
- a CDS encoding penicillin acylase family protein, translating to MITLLRWLTRLVGAGIAVLVVAGSLFYWMASRSIPDYEADWTVPGIDGEIEIVRNTAAVPHIFALTDHDAYYGLGFSHAQDRLWQMLLMRRQAQGRLSEVFGRRTLEIDDLMRRLDLDGHATRSLDAFSEESRGILQAYADGVNAWLRLVGSEALGRGAPELFLFEPEIAPWRPNDSVLISFLMALELATHHENEILRARASLALPEPGRIADLMPDAPGTGAAELGDFASLLELPRTLFAEATGSTGPRDALHPNWQGLNRGGASNVWAATPARSAAGGALMASDPHQSLSAPTLWYLARLELATGGVIGATIPGTPGILNGRSERLSWGITASYLDDIDLYIEEVNPENPTQYRTPDGWAEFETRREIIEIADEAPVTITLRETVNGPVIPGAHWNAGTVTPAGHVMTMRWTALSDENTTIQTGLRLMRARTIEEALEAGEDFVAPSANLMLASEDGRIAMQVVGHMPWRLIEHETQARMPSRGWVEGNRWQGITQYFANPTFIDPERGILGNTNNKMVDRDFPLHVSFHWGDTQRITRLGRLMEAREVHTRDSFIGAQLDTVSPAARNLLPLVARDLWFTGQPAAIGTTERMRQRALELLADWNGEMNEHLPEPLIFAAWMRALQHRLVRDDIGPLAEEFWTVEPVFLERVFRDIDGASVWCDVRPSSVIETCTEMAQLSLDAALQELSETYGDDIESWRWGAAHEALHEHPVLGETRLFSWIVNIRQATSGGDFTLNRAATPGTGPEPYVNIHGAGYRGVYDFADPDSSVFIIATGQSGHPLSRHYDDMGELWRRGEYVPMTLDPELARAANLGITVLRPQSN from the coding sequence ATGATCACTCTCTTGCGATGGCTGACGCGCCTTGTGGGCGCCGGTATCGCGGTTCTCGTGGTCGCAGGCAGCCTGTTCTACTGGATGGCAAGCCGCTCGATCCCCGACTACGAGGCCGACTGGACTGTCCCCGGCATCGATGGTGAGATCGAGATCGTCCGCAATACCGCCGCTGTCCCGCACATCTTCGCGCTGACCGACCACGATGCCTATTATGGCCTCGGGTTCAGCCATGCCCAGGACCGCCTGTGGCAAATGCTGTTGATGCGGCGGCAAGCGCAGGGGCGCCTGTCTGAGGTGTTCGGGCGGCGCACGCTGGAGATCGACGACCTGATGCGCAGGCTTGATCTGGACGGCCATGCTACACGGTCGCTGGACGCCTTTTCCGAGGAAAGCCGCGGCATCCTTCAGGCTTACGCCGATGGCGTGAACGCGTGGTTGCGGCTTGTAGGGTCCGAGGCGTTGGGGCGCGGCGCACCGGAATTGTTCCTGTTCGAACCCGAAATCGCGCCGTGGCGGCCCAATGACAGCGTTCTGATCTCGTTCCTGATGGCGCTGGAACTGGCGACCCACCACGAGAACGAGATCCTGCGCGCCCGCGCCTCCCTTGCGCTGCCGGAACCCGGACGGATCGCCGATCTGATGCCCGACGCGCCGGGCACAGGCGCGGCAGAGCTTGGTGATTTCGCCAGCCTGCTGGAATTGCCCCGCACGCTATTTGCGGAAGCCACCGGAAGCACCGGGCCGCGCGACGCCCTGCACCCGAATTGGCAAGGCCTCAATCGCGGCGGGGCCTCCAACGTCTGGGCCGCCACGCCTGCCCGCTCTGCCGCGGGGGGCGCGCTGATGGCCTCGGACCCGCATCAAAGCCTCAGCGCGCCGACCCTGTGGTATCTGGCGCGTCTGGAACTGGCCACGGGCGGCGTGATCGGTGCCACGATCCCCGGCACGCCGGGCATCCTCAATGGCCGTTCCGAGCGGCTGAGCTGGGGCATCACCGCCTCCTATCTTGACGATATCGACCTCTATATCGAAGAGGTGAACCCCGAAAACCCCACCCAGTACCGCACCCCGGACGGTTGGGCCGAGTTCGAGACCCGGCGCGAGATCATCGAGATCGCCGATGAGGCCCCCGTCACCATCACCCTGCGCGAAACCGTCAACGGTCCGGTTATCCCCGGCGCCCATTGGAACGCGGGCACCGTGACGCCGGCGGGCCACGTGATGACGATGCGCTGGACCGCCCTGAGCGACGAGAATACCACGATCCAGACCGGCCTGCGCCTGATGCGGGCGCGCACCATCGAAGAGGCGCTGGAGGCGGGCGAGGATTTCGTCGCGCCCTCCGCCAACCTGATGCTGGCCTCCGAGGACGGGCGCATCGCGATGCAGGTCGTGGGCCACATGCCCTGGCGCCTGATCGAGCATGAGACCCAAGCGCGCATGCCCTCGCGCGGGTGGGTTGAAGGCAACCGCTGGCAGGGCATCACCCAGTATTTCGCCAATCCCACCTTCATCGATCCCGAACGCGGCATTCTGGGCAATACGAACAACAAGATGGTGGATCGCGATTTCCCCCTCCACGTCAGCTTCCACTGGGGCGACACCCAACGGATCACGCGCCTTGGCCGCCTGATGGAGGCGCGCGAGGTCCATACCCGCGACAGTTTCATCGGCGCGCAACTCGATACCGTCTCGCCCGCCGCGCGCAACCTTCTGCCACTGGTGGCGCGCGATCTGTGGTTCACCGGCCAGCCCGCCGCCATCGGCACCACCGAACGGATGCGCCAGCGGGCGCTGGAACTGCTGGCCGACTGGAACGGAGAGATGAACGAACATCTGCCCGAGCCGTTGATCTTCGCGGCCTGGATGCGCGCGCTGCAACACCGGTTGGTCCGTGATGACATCGGCCCCCTGGCGGAAGAGTTCTGGACCGTCGAGCCGGTGTTCCTGGAGCGTGTCTTCCGCGATATCGACGGCGCATCGGTGTGGTGCGATGTGCGGCCCTCGTCTGTGATCGAGACCTGTACCGAGATGGCGCAGCTATCGCTGGACGCCGCATTGCAAGAGCTGTCAGAGACCTATGGCGACGACATCGAAAGCTGGCGCTGGGGCGCCGCCCATGAAGCTCTGCATGAGCACCCCGTTCTGGGCGAAACGCGGCTGTTTTCGTGGATCGTGAACATCCGCCAAGCCACGTCGGGCGGGGATTTCACGCTGAACCGGGCCGCCACGCCGGGCACCGGCCCCGAGCCCTATGTCAACATCCATGGTGCAGGCTACCGGGGCGTCTACGACTTCGCGGATCCCGACAGCTCTGTCTTCATCATCGCGACGGGGCAATCTGGCCACCCCTTGAGCCGTCACTACGACGATATGGGAGAGTTGTGGCGCCGGGGAGAGTATGTGCCGATGACGCTTGACCCCGAATTGGCGCGCGCCGCCAACCTCGGCATTACGGTGCTGCGCCCGCAATCGAACTAA
- a CDS encoding YSC84-related protein, whose translation MADGLSRRSLLLGAGSVPLLAACGNPLGNSNAPRIDARVDAAIEFMQQEVPGTAELVRQASGMLVMPLISEAGFGFGGSYGRGALRVGEATVDYYSAVSGSFGLQIGAQQYAHTLFFMTPAALADFRNSVGWSVGADIRYAVNTDAGNLGFDTATLAEPVIAVIYGQAGLIIGATLDGTRYTRIIP comes from the coding sequence ATGGCAGATGGTCTTTCTCGGCGTTCTCTCCTTCTTGGTGCGGGCTCGGTGCCGCTTCTGGCGGCCTGTGGCAACCCGCTCGGCAACTCCAACGCGCCGCGCATCGATGCGCGCGTCGATGCCGCGATCGAATTCATGCAACAAGAGGTCCCCGGCACGGCAGAGCTTGTGCGCCAAGCCTCCGGCATGTTGGTCATGCCCTTGATTTCAGAAGCCGGTTTCGGCTTCGGGGGCAGCTATGGGCGCGGTGCATTGCGCGTGGGCGAGGCGACGGTCGATTACTATTCCGCCGTCTCAGGCAGCTTCGGCCTGCAAATCGGCGCACAGCAATACGCCCACACGCTGTTCTTCATGACCCCCGCCGCCCTGGCCGATTTCCGCAACTCCGTCGGCTGGTCCGTGGGCGCTGACATCCGCTATGCGGTCAACACCGACGCGGGCAATCTGGGCTTCGACACCGCCACCCTGGCCGAGCCGGTGATCGCGGTGATCTATGGCCAGGCGGGCCTGATCATCGGCGCGACGCTGGACGGCACGCGCTATACCCGGATCATTCCGTAA
- the hemB gene encoding porphobilinogen synthase: protein MTVNQAPFPLTRFRRTRAAAPIRNLVRESSLSVHDLIWPVFVCAGSNERQAVASMPGVERLSVDLLVEAAREAASLGIPAICIFPYTDPSLKTELCEEAWNPDNLSNRAIRAIREAGIEIAIMTDIALDPYNANGHDGIVRDGVIVNDETVEALVKMGLAQAEAGADILGPSDMMDGRIGAIRAALEAENHTNVTIMSYAAKFASAFYGPFRDAVGASGALKGDKKTYQIDPLNAREALRCVERDLREGADMVMVKPGLPYLDMCRQVKDRFGAPTYAYQVSGEYAMIQAAAQNGWIDGEKVMLESLMAFRRAGCDGVLTYFAPRVAKILNQ, encoded by the coding sequence ATGACCGTCAACCAAGCCCCCTTTCCCCTGACCCGTTTCCGCCGCACCCGCGCGGCCGCACCGATCCGCAACCTGGTGCGCGAAAGTAGCTTGAGCGTGCATGACCTGATCTGGCCCGTCTTCGTATGCGCCGGCTCGAATGAGCGGCAAGCCGTGGCATCGATGCCCGGTGTGGAACGGCTGTCGGTCGATCTGCTGGTCGAGGCCGCGCGCGAGGCGGCGTCCCTTGGCATCCCCGCGATCTGCATCTTCCCCTATACCGACCCGTCCCTGAAGACCGAGCTGTGCGAAGAGGCGTGGAACCCCGACAACTTGTCCAACCGCGCGATCCGCGCGATCCGCGAGGCGGGCATCGAGATCGCGATCATGACCGATATTGCGCTGGACCCCTATAACGCCAACGGCCACGACGGGATCGTGCGTGACGGCGTTATCGTCAACGATGAAACCGTAGAGGCGCTGGTGAAGATGGGCCTGGCCCAGGCCGAGGCCGGTGCCGATATCCTGGGCCCCTCGGACATGATGGACGGACGCATCGGGGCCATTCGCGCGGCGCTGGAGGCCGAAAACCACACCAACGTCACGATCATGTCCTACGCCGCCAAGTTCGCGTCGGCCTTCTATGGCCCGTTCCGCGATGCAGTCGGCGCGTCAGGCGCGCTGAAAGGCGACAAGAAGACCTACCAGATCGATCCGCTGAATGCGCGCGAGGCGCTGCGCTGTGTCGAGCGGGATCTGCGCGAAGGCGCGGATATGGTCATGGTCAAGCCTGGCCTGCCCTATCTGGACATGTGCCGCCAGGTCAAAGACCGCTTCGGCGCGCCGACCTACGCCTACCAGGTCAGCGGCGAATACGCGATGATCCAGGCGGCGGCTCAGAACGGCTGGATCGACGGCGAAAAGGTCATGCTGGAAAGCCTGATGGCGTTCCGCCGTGCGGGCTGTGACGGCGTTTTGACGTATTTCGCGCCCCGGGTGGCCAAAATCCTCAACCAATAG
- a CDS encoding component of SufBCD complex produces MPLDFFDLVTEVIDLRSFSNLWYWIVLAILWSSMSHWTIGVPFHLVTRTRRGDAQAEIDMLVLARMNAERNVAYAETSGTVATAFSTFILTGLAITGWVYGVEFSQAIFLLLCPSMMVLGLGVWTSYRLRADDYQHVPQILRQHRTMVQMLGVVFIFITAFWGMYQNVNVGPLG; encoded by the coding sequence GTGCCCTTGGACTTCTTCGATCTTGTCACCGAAGTGATTGACCTCAGGTCTTTTTCCAACCTCTGGTACTGGATCGTGCTGGCGATCTTGTGGTCCTCGATGAGCCATTGGACCATCGGTGTGCCGTTCCATCTGGTCACCCGGACCCGCCGTGGAGATGCCCAGGCCGAGATCGACATGCTGGTGCTGGCGCGCATGAACGCCGAGCGCAACGTGGCCTATGCCGAAACCTCGGGGACCGTGGCGACGGCATTTTCCACCTTCATCCTCACCGGGCTTGCAATCACCGGATGGGTCTACGGTGTCGAATTCAGCCAAGCGATCTTCCTGCTTCTGTGCCCTTCGATGATGGTGCTGGGGCTGGGGGTCTGGACCTCTTACCGGCTACGGGCCGACGACTACCAACACGTGCCGCAGATCCTGCGCCAGCACCGCACGATGGTGCAGATGTTGGGCGTGGTGTTCATTTTCATTACGGCGTTCTGGGGCATGTACCAAAACGTCAATGTCGGGCCGCTCGGGTAG
- the mfd gene encoding transcription-repair coupling factor, protein MADPRHILCGGAPEGFDATLVLKEARAGAVVHVARDDKRLRAMHTALTFFDPSVPILEFPGWDCLPYDRVSPQAEISAARMATLAALAAGLSGSFIVLTTLNAATQYVPPRDLLASSAFVATVGGRVDEGALRAFLVRMGYVQSPTVSEPGDYAVRGGIIDVWPPGEDSPVRLDLFGDTLDGARRFDVGTQRTTQKLDRVELAPVSEVILDEAAIARFRQNYRVEFGAGGSEDPLYEAVTAGRKAQGMEHWLPFYHERLETLFDYLPGATITLDDQSTPQRLARWDSITDQYDTRKTALTQKGRLDTVYKPAPPGLLYLDDAAWGRAVAGHRVVQFSVNSAAPGPGIIDAGGRVGRSFAPERQQENISLFRALADHIKAMREDGPVVIASWSEGARERLEGLLEDEGLSETARVGDARGIGKTGTVNLTVWPLEEGFTGGGVTVISEQDVLGDRLIRPKRKVKRADNYLTEAQSLSPGDLVVHVDHGVGRYNGLETVTAAGAPHECIALEYAGGDRLFLPVENIELLSRYGHDDGLLDKLGGGAWQAKKARLKERIRLIADKLIRIAAERELRKAPIFEPPGDMWEAFNARFPYEETDDQLSAIADVLDDLTLGRPMDRLVVGDVGFGKTEVAMRAAFVAAASGMQVAVVAPTTLLARQHAKTFKDRFRGFPITVRQLSRFVGAKEAEQTRKGLADGSVDIVIGTHAILAKNVRMQNLGLMIIDEEQRFGVTHKERLKEMRSDVHVLTLSATPIPRTLQMSLSGVRDLSMIGTPPVDRLAIRTYVSEFDSVTIREALLREHYRGGQTFYVVPRIQDLPEIEDFIREQVPEVSFITAHGQMAAGELDDRMVAFYDGKYDVLLATTIVESGIDIPTANTMVIHRADRFGLAQLYQIRGRVGRAKTRAYAYLTTKPRGKLTPSAEKRLRVLGSLDSLGAGFTIASQDLDIRGAGNIVGEEQSGHVKEVGFELYQSMLEEAIAKIRSGEGEGLPGDSDGQWSPTINLGVPVLIPEPYVPDLDVRLGLYRRLSQLETKVDLEGFAAELIDRFGKLPKEVNTLLLVVRIKAMCKRAHIAKLDAGPKGVTIQFHNDKFPNPGGLVEFVHAQQGRAKVKDNKIVVMADWPKDADKIKGAFAVARDLAVFAKG, encoded by the coding sequence ATGGCTGATCCAAGACACATCCTGTGCGGCGGCGCACCCGAAGGCTTCGACGCCACGCTGGTCTTGAAAGAGGCCCGCGCGGGCGCGGTCGTCCACGTCGCCCGCGATGACAAGCGCCTGCGCGCCATGCATACGGCGCTGACGTTCTTTGACCCCTCTGTCCCGATCCTGGAGTTTCCGGGCTGGGATTGCTTGCCCTATGACCGGGTCTCTCCCCAGGCCGAGATTTCCGCCGCGCGCATGGCGACGCTGGCCGCGCTGGCGGCGGGGCTTTCGGGGTCGTTTATCGTCCTGACAACGCTCAACGCGGCCACGCAATACGTGCCCCCGCGTGATCTGCTGGCATCCTCTGCCTTTGTCGCCACGGTCGGCGGGCGGGTGGATGAGGGCGCGCTGCGCGCCTTCCTCGTGCGCATGGGCTACGTGCAATCGCCCACGGTGTCGGAGCCCGGCGACTATGCCGTGCGCGGCGGCATCATCGACGTCTGGCCGCCGGGTGAAGACAGCCCCGTGCGCCTCGACCTCTTTGGCGATACCCTGGACGGCGCGCGGCGGTTCGACGTCGGCACCCAGCGCACCACCCAAAAGCTGGACCGGGTCGAGCTTGCGCCCGTCTCTGAAGTCATTCTTGACGAGGCCGCCATCGCGCGCTTCCGGCAGAATTACCGGGTGGAGTTTGGGGCGGGCGGGTCCGAGGATCCTTTGTACGAAGCCGTCACGGCAGGTCGCAAGGCACAGGGCATGGAGCATTGGCTGCCGTTCTACCATGAGCGGTTGGAGACGCTGTTTGACTACCTTCCCGGTGCCACGATCACGCTGGACGACCAGTCCACGCCCCAGCGGCTGGCGCGGTGGGACAGCATCACCGATCAATATGACACCCGCAAGACCGCGCTGACCCAGAAAGGGCGGCTGGACACGGTCTACAAACCCGCCCCGCCGGGGCTGCTTTATCTGGATGATGCGGCGTGGGGGCGCGCCGTGGCGGGGCACCGCGTGGTGCAATTCTCGGTCAATTCCGCAGCACCGGGGCCGGGGATCATCGATGCCGGTGGCCGGGTCGGGCGCAGTTTCGCCCCGGAGCGCCAGCAAGAAAATATCAGTCTTTTCAGGGCCTTGGCGGATCATATTAAAGCGATGCGTGAGGATGGCCCGGTGGTTATCGCCAGTTGGTCCGAGGGCGCGCGGGAACGGCTGGAAGGTCTTTTGGAAGATGAGGGCCTGAGCGAAACCGCCCGCGTGGGTGATGCGCGCGGGATCGGCAAGACGGGCACGGTCAACCTAACGGTCTGGCCGCTGGAAGAGGGGTTTACCGGGGGCGGGGTCACCGTGATCTCCGAGCAGGATGTGTTGGGCGACCGGCTGATCCGGCCCAAGCGCAAGGTCAAGCGCGCGGACAACTACCTGACCGAGGCGCAAAGCCTGAGCCCCGGCGATCTGGTGGTCCATGTCGATCACGGCGTGGGGCGCTACAACGGGCTGGAAACGGTCACCGCGGCGGGCGCGCCGCACGAGTGTATCGCGCTGGAATATGCCGGCGGCGACCGTCTGTTCCTGCCGGTCGAGAATATCGAGCTGCTGTCGCGCTATGGCCACGACGATGGGTTGCTCGACAAGCTTGGTGGCGGGGCGTGGCAGGCCAAGAAAGCACGCCTGAAAGAACGTATCCGCCTGATCGCAGACAAGCTTATTCGCATCGCGGCGGAACGTGAGTTGCGCAAGGCCCCCATCTTCGAGCCCCCCGGCGACATGTGGGAAGCCTTCAACGCCCGCTTCCCCTACGAGGAAACGGACGACCAACTGTCCGCCATTGCCGACGTCCTTGATGACCTGACCCTTGGCCGCCCGATGGACCGGCTGGTCGTGGGCGACGTGGGCTTCGGCAAGACCGAGGTCGCCATGCGCGCCGCCTTCGTCGCGGCGGCAAGCGGTATGCAGGTGGCGGTCGTGGCCCCCACGACGCTGCTGGCGCGTCAGCACGCCAAGACCTTCAAGGACCGCTTCCGGGGCTTTCCGATCACCGTGCGCCAACTCTCGCGGTTCGTTGGCGCCAAGGAGGCCGAGCAGACCCGCAAGGGCCTTGCCGACGGGTCCGTCGATATCGTCATCGGCACCCATGCGATCCTGGCGAAAAACGTGCGGATGCAGAACCTTGGCCTGATGATCATCGACGAAGAGCAGCGCTTTGGCGTCACCCACAAGGAACGGCTGAAAGAGATGCGTTCTGACGTGCATGTGTTGACCCTGTCGGCCACGCCCATCCCGCGCACCTTGCAGATGTCGCTGTCGGGTGTGCGCGACCTGAGCATGATCGGCACGCCGCCCGTGGACCGCCTTGCCATCCGCACCTATGTGTCGGAATTCGACAGCGTCACCATCCGCGAGGCGTTGCTGCGCGAGCATTACCGGGGCGGGCAGACATTCTATGTGGTCCCCCGCATCCAGGACCTGCCCGAGATCGAGGATTTCATCCGCGAACAGGTGCCCGAGGTGTCCTTCATCACCGCCCATGGCCAGATGGCTGCGGGCGAGTTGGATGACCGTATGGTGGCGTTCTACGACGGCAAATACGACGTCCTGCTGGCCACGACCATCGTGGAATCCGGCATCGATATCCCCACCGCCAACACCATGGTGATCCACCGCGCCGACCGCTTCGGTCTTGCGCAGCTTTATCAGATCCGGGGCCGGGTGGGTCGCGCAAAAACAAGGGCTTATGCCTATCTGACGACAAAGCCGCGCGGCAAGCTGACCCCATCAGCCGAGAAGCGGCTGCGGGTTCTGGGCAGCCTCGACAGCCTTGGCGCGGGCTTCACCATCGCGTCCCAGGACCTCGATATCCGGGGTGCGGGCAACATCGTGGGCGAGGAACAATCGGGCCACGTCAAGGAGGTGGGGTTCGAGCTTTACCAATCCATGCTGGAAGAGGCGATTGCCAAGATCCGCTCTGGCGAGGGAGAGGGGCTTCCGGGCGACAGCGATGGTCAATGGTCGCCCACCATCAACCTCGGCGTGCCGGTCCTGATCCCCGAGCCTTACGTGCCCGATCTGGACGTGCGTCTGGGGCTTTATCGTCGCCTCAGCCAGTTGGAAACCAAGGTGGACCTCGAAGGCTTCGCGGCCGAGTTGATCGACCGCTTCGGCAAGCTGCCCAAAGAGGTCAACACGCTGCTGCTGGTGGTGCGCATCAAGGCGATGTGCAAGCGCGCGCATATCGCCAAGCTGGACGCGGGCCCCAAGGGCGTGACGATCCAGTTCCACAACGACAAGTTTCCCAACCCCGGCGGTCTGGTCGAGTTCGTTCACGCACAGCAGGGCCGCGCCAAGGTGAAAGACAACAAGATCGTCGTCATGGCCGATTGGCCCAAGGACGCGGACAAGATCAAAGGGGCCTTCGCCGTGGCGCGGGATCTGGCGGTGTTCGCGAAGGGGTAA